Proteins from one Sabethes cyaneus chromosome 2, idSabCyanKW18_F2, whole genome shotgun sequence genomic window:
- the LOC128736041 gene encoding glycerol-3-phosphate phosphatase-like has translation MYKNSGTNFASLNPANIKQWLDSFDTVLTDCDGVIWVDNEPLPLAKDVINKFIDNGKQLFFVTNNSTKTRPEFVAKSLKLGFNVGVENIISTAYLAAQYLKAKNFTKKVYVIGSTGITRELDAVGIRHIGIGPDNLQGSLAEAVQQFNPDPEVGAVVVGFDEHFSFIKMMKAASYLNNAEVLFIGTNTDERFPMPDCVIPGTGSIVNAVTTCAERLPTVMGKPNKYICDILEQQYKVNPARTLMIGDRCNTDILLGKNCGFQTLLVETGIHKAADVKQYAESDDPETRKLVPDVYASKLGDLLPYL, from the exons ATGTATAAGAATTCCGGAACTAATTTCGCCTCTCTAAATCCGGCCAATATTAAACAGTGGTTGGATTCGTTTGACACAGTGCTAACGGATTGTGATG GCGTTATCTGGGTAGACAACGAGCCGCTACCATTGGCGAAGGATGTTATTAATAAGTTCATCGACAATGGCAAACAGCTGTTTTTCGTGACCAACAATTCTACCAAGACGCGGCCTGAGTTCGTAGCAAAATCTCTGAAGCTCGGCTTCAATGTTGGTGTT GAAAACATCATCTCTACTGCCTATCTGGCGGCCCAGTACTTGAAAGCcaaaaattttaccaaaaaGGTATATGTGATAGGATCTACTGGAATCACGCGGGAGCTGGATGCCGTTGGAATTCGGCACATCGGCATCGGGCCGGATAATCTACAGGGCTCCCTGGCAGAAGCAGTTCAGCAGTTTAATCCGGACCCGGAAGTCGGGGCAGTCGTTGTGGGTTTTGATGAACATTTTAGCTTCATCAAAATGATGAAGGCGGCTTCGTATTTAAACAATGCGGAAGTTCTGTTCATTGGAACCAACACTGACGAGCGCTTTCCGATGCCGGATTGTGTAATTCCCGGTACGGGTAGCATCGTCAATGCGGTCACAACCTGTGCCGAACGATTGCCGACGGTGATGGGAAAACCCAATAAATATATCTGCGACATCCTGGAACAGCAGTACAAGGTGAATCCGGCGCGTACGTTAATGATCGGAGATCGATGCAATACCGATATTTTGCTTGGAAAAAACTGCGGTTTTCAAACGCTGCTGGTAGAGACGGGAATTCATAAAGCTGCGGATGTAAAGCAGTACGCCGAGTCGGACGATCCCGAGACTAGAAAATTGGTGCCTGATGTGTATGCTAGCAAACTAGGAGATCTGCTACCCTATCTCTAA